A genomic region of Dunckerocampus dactyliophorus isolate RoL2022-P2 chromosome 10, RoL_Ddac_1.1, whole genome shotgun sequence contains the following coding sequences:
- the ttc14 gene encoding tetratricopeptide repeat protein 14 isoform X3, with protein MKNVIPGSHWGFTKPYAVMPPLELFMGVSFEERRAMLYRDLERGDVVVGRINNIREYGFFLTLICMAGGMNRDIEDLELSALCHIREIPSGGSHDDPLAYYQIGDLIRAGVKDIDRYQEKITLSLLQASLSSRSACVQLGVITREELPVHYNRSVRVASDSRETYEHILSGCHGYHNPSVVDYLLENIGVSDIHPPSMMRGLQSKLFEKEDFASAIREKQSACWALKCVKAGVDHFKNNRHVEAMNEYNKALDIDTKNVEALVARGALYGNKGSILKAISDFELALETCPDHRNAKKYLCQTLVERGKQLEEQDKLVTAEGVYRRALSLDNANPEAQEALNKITETIQNSIRLREEALTKEVAGKAKSSQSSAEKLRKILKEEKRMKRKRKRSASSSSSSSSSRNSSTSSSSSDHRRSKKKKKKKKRRSQRESKRHRRLSSRESNRRSEEGKGVKKRKEKEEDEELEWYPAPPNTSATFLNQKGGQGFGVMVEEEGKAKRKGKDVNAPRICLYSLSAASDDDESECPPHTGKNNKNKAESSSRRRKSSSRSPERSKSRDSCYRSMERANEDKRRTSGTERRSSLDERKRKVSCSSSESGYTRKPMKTEGLSKEFSRRSSLGGERYETRGWEQDETQKEKGGRREEAQEEKLDGRRSDAADIQAEQGAEIMVPGGRAKKDLPANLLDIFNQIAKFEKDKGVRPKK; from the exons atgaagaacgtaatTCCCGGTAGTCactggggtttcacaa AGCCTTATGCTGTCATGCCACCCCTGGAGTTATTCATGGGTGTATCCTTTGAGGAAAGAAGGGCCATGCTGTATCGGGATTTGGAACGAGGAGACGTTGTGGTTGGGAGGATCAACAATATTAGAGAATATGGCTTTTTTCTCACTCTCATTTGCATGGCGGGAGGAATGAATCGAGACATAGAAGACCTGGAGTTATCT GCTCTTTGTCACATTAGGGAAATTCCCTCAGGTGGCAGCCACGACGATCCTTTGGCCTACTACCAGATTGGAGACTTAATCAGAG CTGGCGTGAAAGACATTGACCGCTACCAGGAAAAAATCACTTTGTCACTCCTGCAAGCATCCCTTTCATCCAGATCGGCATGCGTCCAACTGGGAGTCATAACCAGGGAGGAGCTGCCTGTTCACTATAA TCGTAGTGTCCGTGTAGCCAGTGACTCCAGGGAGACATACGAACATATACTGAGCGGTTGCCACGGCTACCACAACCCCTCTGTTGTGGACTACTTGCTGGAGAACATTGGCGTTAGTGACATCCACCCACCTTCAATGATGAGAGGGCTACAAAG TAAACTGTTTGAAAAAGAAGATTTTGCATCTGCGATCCGGGAAAAGCAGTCTGCATGCTGGGCTTTGAAATG tgtcAAGGCAGGTGTGGACCACTTCAAGAATAACCGCCATGTAGAAGCCATGAATGAGTACAACAAAGCTTTGGACATTGACACAAAAAATGTGGAAGCACTGGTAGCTCGGGGAGCTCT GTATGGTAATAAAGGCAGCATCTTGAAGGCTATATCAGACTTTGAACTGGCCCTGGAGACCTGCCCTGATCACCGCAATGCCAAGAAGTACCTCTGCCAAACActggttgagagaggaaaaca ACTGGAGGAACAGGATAAACTAGTAACAGCAGAAGGGGTGTACAGAAGAGCTCTTTCGCTGGATAATGCAAACCCTGAGGCCCAGGAAGCCTTGAACAAGATCACGGAGACTATACAG AATTCCATTCGCCTTCGGGAAGAAGCGCTCACTAAAGAAGTGGCAGGAAAAGCTAAGAGCAGTCAAAGCAGTGCTGAGAAATTGCGTAAGATCTTAAAAGAGGAGAAGAG GATGAAACGAAAACGAAAGAGATCGGCCTCTTCCTCTtcatcatcctcttcctctAGGAACTCTTCCACGTCATCGTCCTCTTCGGATCACAGGAGgtccaaaaagaagaagaagaagaagaagaggaggtcaCAGCGGGAAAGCAAGCGCCATCGCAGACTCTCTTCAAGAGAGAGCAACAGGAGGAGTGAAGAGGGTAAGGGTGTGAAAAAAAGgaaggagaaagaggaggatgaggagctgGAGTGGTATCCGGCACCTCCCAACACCTCTGCCACCTTTCTGAACCAGAAAGGAGGCCAAGGTTTTGGAGTAATGGTTGAGGAGGAGGGAAAGGCAAAACGGAAGGGTAAAGATGTTAATGCCCCAAGGATCTGTCTATACTCTTTGTCAGCAGCCTCAGATGATGATGAGTCTGAATGTCCTCCACATACAGGAAAGAACAACAAGAATAAAGCAGAAAGCAGCTCTAGGAGGAGGAAAAGTAGCAGCCGAAGTCCAGAAAGAAGTAAGAGTAGAGATAGTTGTTATAGGAGCATGGAGAGAGCAAATGAGGATAAACGAAGGACCAGTGGGACTGAAAGAAGAAGCAGCTTAGATGAGAGGAAGCGCAAAGTATCTTGCTCATCATCTGAGTCGGGATACACCAGAAAACCCATGAAAACAGAAGGTTTGAGTAAAGAGTTTTCCAGGAGGAGCTCTTTGGGAGGTGAAAGGTATGAAACCCGAGGCTGGGAACAAGATGAAACACAGAAAGAGAAAGGTGGTAGAAGGGAAGAAGCTCAGGAAGAGAAGCTAGATGGAAGGAGGTCAGATGCCGCTGACATCCAAGCTGAGCAGGGTGCAGAGATCATGGTACCGGGGGGAAGGGCTAAAAAAGACCTTCCTGCAAACCTATTGGACATCTTTAACCAAATTGCCAAGTTTGAGAAGGATAAAGGTGTTCGACCCAAAAAGTAA